A region of the Pantoea alfalfae genome:
CATATGCTGCACCAGCGTGTCGCCGGTCTGGTACTGACCGTGGCAGACGCCGACCGCAGTGCGCTGCTGCTGACGCTGGCGGCGGCGAAGATGCCTTTCGTACTGACCCACAACGTGCCGCAACAGCACGACTGGCCCGCACTGTGCGTCGACAATCGTAAAGCGATGACGGAAGCGACCGCCCATCTTATCTCGCTCGGCCACCGCCACATCGTGATGGCCGCTGGCCCGATGCAGCAATCTGACCGTGCGCGTCTGCGTTACCTCGGCTACTGCGAAGCCATGCAGCAGGCGGGTCTGACGCCGCGGGCAATGATTGAGATGCCCAGCCATATTCAGTCCGACTTCAGGCGGCTGCTGCCATTGATGAATGTCCCTTCGCCGCTGACTGCAGTGATTTGCAGTAACGATCTGCTGGCTATCAGCCTGCTGGGGGCTGCTGCGCGTGCCGGTGTCAGCGTACCGAATCAATTGTCAGTCATCGGCTTCGACGGCATTGAGCTGGGTGAACAGCTTTCACCGTCACTGGCCAGCGTGGTTCAGCCGATTGCGCTGATGGGCACGCGCGCCATCGATCTGCTTCTGAATCCGGCCGGTAAGATCCCCTTGCTGGCCCATCATTTACGGCTCGGGGAGAGTATCGCCCCGGCATTTCATGGCTCTTCTTCAGGGAAACATCATGTCACTCACCGTTAATATCAAACAGATCGTCAGTGCTGCGCTGCTGGCCGGTTGCTCGCTAACCAGTTCGTGGGCGCAGGCGGCGGAAAATGCTATCTGCTACAACTGCCCGCCAGAGTGGGCTGACTGGGCCACGCAGCTCCAGGCGATTGAAAAAGCGACCGGCATTCATGTGCCGCAGGATAATAAAAATTCGGGGCAGGCGCTGGCGCAGCTGGTGGCGGAGAAAAACAATCCGGTCGCCGACGTGGTCTATTACGGCGTCAGCTTTGGTATTCAGGCTGTTAGTGCCGACGTTGTCAGCGCTTACAAACCCGCTAACTGGGATCAGATCCCGGCAGGCATGAAGGATCCGAATGGCAGGTGGGTGGCGCTGCACTCCGGCACCGTGGGGTTTATGGTCAATGTTGATGCGCTGGGTGGCGTGCCGGTGCCGCGTTCCTGGGATGATCTGCTGAAGCCGGAATATAAAGGTATGGTGGGGTATCTGGATCCGGCCAGTGCTTTTGTGGGCTACGTCGCGGCCGTGGCAGTCAATCAGGCCAAAGGCGGCAGCCTGCATGACTTCACCCCGGCGATTAACTGGTTTAAGGCGCTGCAGCGCAACCAGCCGATTGTGCCTAAGCAGACCGCCTATGCGCGACTGATTTCAGGCGAAATCCCGATTCTGATCGATTATGACTTCAACGCCTATCGCGCCCGCTACAAAGATCACGCCAACGTCGGGTTTGTCATCCCGAGCGAGGGAACGGTTACGGTGCCGTACGTTATCAGCCTGGTGAAGAACGCGCCGCATCCGGCAAACGGTAAGAAAGTGATTGATTTCGTGCTGTCAGATGCCGGTCAGGCGATCTGGGCCAATGCCTGGCTGCGTCCGGTGCGGGCTGGGGCGATGTCAGCCGAGGCGAAGAAATATTTCCTGCCTGACAGCGATTATGCGCGTGCCCATACGGTCGATTATCAGCAGATGGCCGATGCGCAGAAAGGCTTCTCCGCCCGCTATCTGAGCGAGATCCGCTGATGTCACTCTCAGAAATCAATCCGTTTGCTGCTGGCGACTCAGTTCGCCACCGCCTTCGGCCGCTGGGGGCAAACTGGCCGTGGATGCTGCTGCCTGCGCTGCTGTTCTTTACTGCCTTCTGGCTATTGCCGTTTGCTCGTCTGTTACAGATCGGTATGACGGAGGATCGCACGACTCACCACAGCGGCTACTGGACGGTAATCAGCCAGCCGCAGTATCTGCAAAGCCTGCTGAATACCGTGCTGCTCTCGGCGGCGGTTACACTGGTGACGCTGCTGATTGCTGCGGTGGTGGGCTGCTTTCTGGCGCGGCAGCGCTTTACCGGGCGCGGCATGCTGCTGGCGCTGCTGACCTTTCCGCTGGCCTTTCCGGGCGTGGTGGTGGGATTTCTGATGGTGATGCTGGCGGGGCGTCAGGGTGTTCTGGCGCAACTCAGCCTCAGCCTGTTTCATGAGCGCTGGGTTTTCGCCTATTCGCTCAGTGGCTTATTTATTGGCTATCTCTATTTTTCGCTGCCGCGCGCCATCGTGACGCTGGTGGCGGCCAGTGAAAAGCTGGACCGTTCACTGGAAGAGGCCGCCCGTTCGCTGGGGGCCAGCCAGTGGCGCATCATCGTCGACGTCATCATGCCGGGGCTGAAACCGGCGCTGCTCTCCTGTGGCGCGCTCTGTTTCGCCACCAGCATGGGGGCGTTTGGTACCGCATTTACCCTGGGCACAGAGCTGGCGGTGCTGCCGCTGACTATTTACGGCGAGTTCACCAATTACGCCAACTTTGCCACCGCAGCGGCGCTCTCGGTGGTGATGGGCGCGGTGGCCTGGCTGGCGCTGATGCTGGCTAATGGGCTTGCCCGTCGCAGGGAGCGTTCATCATGAAGCGCCGGGCTCTGTTCTGGCTGCAGGTGGCGATCACCAGCCTCACCGCGCTGTTTATGATCGTGCCGATCGTGCTCTCAATGCTGGCGGGCGTCACGCAGAACTATTTCGCGGGTCTGCGCAGCGGCCTGACGCTGAAGTGGGTGGAACTGGTGTGGCAGATGTATGCCGACACCTTCTGGCTGTCGCTGCTGATTGCGCTGAGCTGTCTGGCGGTGACGGTCATCGTGGGTGTACCCGCCGCCTGGGGCTTACTGAAGTCACCGTCGCGCTGGGCCTCACGCATCGAAGAGTGTCTGATGCTGCCGGTCGCGTTGCCGGGCCTGGCTACCGCGCTGGGGATCATTCTGCTTTATGGTCAGTTCAGCGCGTTGCGCGACAGCTGGCTCTTCATCCTGATCGGCCATGTGCTCTTTACACTGCCCTTTATGATCCGACCGGTGCTGTCGGTAATGCAGGCGATTGATCTGCCGCGTCTGGAAGAGGCCGCCGCCAGCCTGGGGGCGGGTTTCTGGCGTCGCTTTTTTACCGTGGTCGTCCCGAACTGTCGCAACGGCATTCTGGCGGGCGCGTTTATGGTGATCACGCTGTCGGTAGGGGAGTTCAATATCACATGGATGCTGCACACGCCCCTGACCAAAACCCTGCCGGTCGGGCTGGCCGACAGCTACACCTCGATGCGGCTGGAAGTTGGATCCGCCTACACCCTGATTTTTATCATGATGATTTTACCGCTGCTGCTGTTGCTCAACGCCTGTAATCACTGGCTGGAACGGCAATCAGCGCGGCAGCAGAGAGAGGAAACCTTATGAAAGAGGCTATCAACGTGACGCTGCGCCACTGCTCGCGTCGCTTCAATCAGCAGGTCGCGCTGCATCCGCTCGATTTGCGGGTTCACGCCGGTGAAACGCTGGTGCTGCTGGGGCCGTCGGGCTGCGGTAAAACCACGCTGCTGCGTATCATCAGCGGTCTGGAAAGCAGCGATCCACCGGGTGAGATCTGGTTTGATAAGCGTAACGTCACCGCGCTACCGATTGAGAAACGCAATGTCGGCATGGTGTTCCAGAACTACGCGCTGTTCCCGACGCTCAACGTGGCGCAGAACGTCGCCTATGGCCTGAAGGTGCAGGGCGTGCCGCGTGCTGAGCGTGAGGCGCGGGTGGCAGAGATGCTGGCGCTGGTTGATCTGACCCCTCTGGCACATCGCGCGATTGATAAGTTGTCCGGCGGGCAGAAGCAGCGTGTGGCCCTGGCTCGCGCGCTGGCCGCCCGGCCTAAAGTGCTGCTGTTTGATGAGCCGCTGGCGGCGCTTGATGCCAGGCTACGCGATCGACTGCGGCTGGAGATCGGTGCGCTGCTCAAACGGCTGGCGATCACCGCCGTTTACGTCACGCACGATCAGCAGGAGGCGATGGCGCTGGGCGATCGCATCGCGGTGATGGAGCAGGGCCGCCTGGTGCAGCTCGATACGCCGCAGGGCATTTATCAGCGCCCGGCTTCGCGCTTTGTGGCCGATTTTGTGGGGGCCATTAACTGCATTGCGCACGATCCTACGGGTCAGCCCCTGCGTTTTTGCCGCCCGGAAGATGTACTGCTGGCCGACGACACGCGTTATCCGCAGCGCGGCGTAGTGGTGGGCAGCACGTTTCTCGGCGCTTCGCAGCGCTTACTGATCGATATCGGGCTGGATAGCCCCATTCAGGTAGAACGTCATGCGCGCGAAATCTGGCAGGCCGGGCAGCGCATCAGCTGGTCGCTGACCAGTCAGGCCGCGCTGGAATTCAGTTGCTAAGGAGTCTGTTGTGTCAGTTCAACCCACAGTGATCGCCCACATCAGCGATCTGCATATCAAGGCCAATGGCCGCCTCTCGTACAAACAGGTCGATACCCATGCGGCATTGTTGCAGGTGATCGACACCCTTAATGCGCTGCAGCCGCGGCCAGATGTGGTGGTGATGACCGGCGACCTGGTCGATTTTGGCAGGCCTGAAGAGTACCAGACACTGCGGGAAGCTTTGCAACGCCTGCGATTGCCATTTTACCTGATGGCGGGCAATCACGACGACCGCGAGGCGCTGCGTGCTGCTTTCCCGGATCACACCTATCTGCAGGCGGGACCCACCCTGAACTGGCAGCTTTGCGTCGGCGGCGTCAGGCTGCTGGCGCTGGACTCCAGCGTGCCGCAACAGCCATGGGGTGAGCTGGACGAACACCAGTTGCAATGGCTGGATCAGGCACTGAGCGCGGCTGCCGAACAGCCCACGCTGGTGATGCTGCATCATCCTCCTTTTGCCTGCGGCATTGCCCATATGGACCGGCAACGGTTACGTCATCCGGAGGCCCTTGAGGCGATCATTGCCCGCCATCCGCAGGTTGAGCGGGTGTTATGCGGTCATCTGCATCGCAGTCTGCAGACCCGCTTTGCCGGCACGCTGGCCTGTGTTGCGCCGGGCGTATCGCATCAGGTGGCGCTGGATCTGCATCCCAGAGGGCCGGCTCACTTTATTCTGGAGCCGCCCGGCTTTTTGCTTCATTGCTGGCAACCCGGCCAGGGACTGGTCACGCATCAGTGTGCGATTGGCCGCTTTTCGGGACCCTGGCCTTTTTACGATAGTCAGGGATTAATCGATTAGTACCAGTCAAACCTGGATTCTCAGGCGTGAAATTTGTCTTAATGCTGCTCAAAAATGCCGACACCGTGTAGACTTAAACCCGGATATCAGGGCTTCTGGCACACATTAAAAAAATAATCAGGCATTGACAACATGACATTTATCTCCAGGGCGGCGACGCCATGCTAAAGCTCTTTCGGCCCAAGGCCGATTTGCGCAATCTGATCGCCCTGCTGGTGATTGTCAGCATTGTTATCACGCTCGCGAATACGCTTTATGCCACCTGGCGGGTTCAGCGCCAGGTGCTGATTGACACCACGCTTGAGGCCAACCGGGCCTATGCCGCCAAGCTGGCCTCAACCAGTGAGATTTTCTTCCAGCTGGCGCAGTCACAGCTGCACTACAGCGCAAATCAGCTCAGCCGCGACTTTAATAATGAGGCGCTGCTGGAAAGCGAAGTCAGCCGCCTGCGCGAGCAGACCAGCAGTTTCAACTCAGTGGCGATAGTGGATGCGCAGGGCGTGATCAAAGCGATTTCGCCTGAGTCGTTGCCCCTGAAAGGCATGCACCTGACCAGCGACGCCTCACGGGAAGCGCTGACCCTGCGCCAGCCAGGCATCAGTAAACCCACCCTTTCTGCCGCCAACAATTTGCTGGTGTTTGTCTCCTGGCCTGTCTGGAGTGCCGATGGCGACTATCTGGGCTACATCGGCGGCACCATCTATCTGAAGAAAAAAAGCATTCTGAATGCGCTGCTGGGTGAGCAGTTTTACCGGGATGGCACCACGGTCTATGTGCTCGACAGCAATAATGAAGTGTTGTATCACCCGAACCGGCAACTGGTGGGTAAAACGCTGCCGGCCATCGTCAGTCCACGCGATGAGCAGACCAATGGCTCGCTGATGCTTGCCGGTCCGGGTGAGTCAGCTCAGCTGGCGGGCTTTGCGATCGTGCCGACTACCGGCTGGACGGTGGTGGCGCTCAAGCCGATTAACGTCACGCTGGATCCGCTGTCGGGCCTGTTAATAAAAGTCCTGACAAACTCGGTGCCGTTTGCGCTGCTGACTCTGCTGGTAGCTGTGGTACTGGCGCGGCTGATAGCCCGACCACTCTTCCAGCTGGCCCGCAAAGCCAGCCGGATGGATGCGCAGGGGGTATCAAAAGAGATTGGTGGCATCACCGCCTGGTATTTTGAGGCGGCTCAGGTCAAACGTGCACTGCTCACTGGTATTAGTCTGGTGCAGGACAAGATTGGCCGTCTTAGCTCGGAAGCGCAGACCGATCCGCTGACCCAGTTGCTCAATCGCCGTGGTCTGAACGCGGTGCTGGAGTATTACCGTACGTTGCGCCAGCCTTTCTCGGTGCTGGCTCTGGATATCGACCACTTCAAAAACGTCAACGACAGCTGGGGTCATGATGTCGGTGACCGGGTGATTCAACAGGTGGCGAGCACGCTGCGTGCCAGCGCCCGTCAGTCTGATGTGGTGTGTCGCAACGGCGGAGAGGAGTTTCTGATGCTGCTGCCGGGCACGGCCCTGGATGAGGCACAGATCATCGCAGAGCGCGTACGGCTGGGTATTGCCGAAGCCTGGCTTACGGATGTAGGACGAATTACCTTGTCTATTGGCGTTGCGGCATGGAATGGCACCCAGGATACCGGGCTGGAAACGAGTCTGAAACAGGCGGATGCGGCGCTCTACGCGGCGAAAAATGCCGGGCGAAACTGCGTTATCGTAGCCGCAGCTTAATCACACAAATAGCGGATATTTTTTTACGGCAGGGAAGCGTGAAAGGAAAGAAGATAAGCAGGGCGCGGTGGTCGGGCTACCGCGCCCCTCAACATCAGGCTGACTTAACGTAATCCAGCACCATGTCGTGGTGATTCGAGGTCTTAAAGTTATCAAACACTTTCTCAATCCTGCCTTCAGCGTCAATCAGGAAGCTGATGCGATGAATGCCGTCATAGGTTTTCCCCATAAAGGTTTTTTCACCCCAGACGCCAAACGCCTGGCAGACTTCATGATTTTCATCTGACAGCAGTGTGAAGTTCAGCAGCTCTTTTTCGACAAACTTTGACAGTTTTTCCGGTTTGTCAGTGCTGATACCCAGGACTTCCACGCCCGCTTTTTTCAACTCATCCATGTTGTCACGCAGACCGCACGCCTGCACGGTACAGCCTGGCGTCATCGCTTTCGGGTAGAAGTACACCAGAACGCGCTGTCCCTGGAAGTCGGTCAGATTCACGTGTTCGCCGTCCTGGTCGGGCAGGCTAAATGCAGGTGCAGTATCTCCGGCTTTCAGTGGATTCATCACATCTCTCCATTTTCTTATTCAGGCTGTGGGTAATACACCATCCGGGCCGAAACGACCAGAGGGAACATTACCATCAGGGGGGATTTCACCACATAGCCGATCACGCGTCAGGCATGTGGAGAAATAGCTCCGGTTTATTAACTAAAGCTTAGCGTACCGCGCTGACAGATTCGCTGCTGTCGGCGTCAGACACACTGTAGAGACGCAGCGTTCCCTGCGCATTCAGCTCCTGACACAGGGTATTAAAAGCCTGCTCAAAAGTGGTGCCACTGGTTCGTGTTGGACTGTGGGCGGTCATTTGAATATAGAGCGTTGGTGGCAAATTGTGTTGCGCGGGTGTGATACGCGACACCAGTTCGGCCACATTCATCTGATGCTTATCAATAAGATCGGTAAAGCGTTCAATAATATGCGGCGAGTCGGCCACTTCCACCTGAATGAACGCGGTATCGGGCATCGGCGGACGAACCCCGGCGTTGGTGCGCTTCATGACGATAAGCAGCTCCAGCTCTGCGCCTTTCAGCGGCAGCGTCGATTCAATCAGCGTAATTGCGTTCCAGCTGCCCGACAGCAGCATGATAAAGGTGAACTCATCCCCAAGCATGGCAAGACGGCTATCTTCAATATTGCAACCGCAGCTGCTGACGTGTCGGGTAATCGTATTGACGATACCCGGCCGATCAACACCGAGCGCGGTGATCACCAGATGATGGGGCTGAGATTGCGGCAAAATGGCTTTTCCTCTGCTTTCGCTAATAACCATAAGGTAAACATAAAAAAAACTGCTGACAAGCGCGGGAATGGCGTGGCTTGCTTGCTTTTCCCTAAGTGTAAAACGTACCATGAAGCACTTGTTTGTCGAGGGGATCGCCAATGTTTACGGGAAGTATTGTTGCACTCGTTACGCCAATGGATGACAGCGGTAATGTCTGCCGGTTGAGTCTGAAAAAACTGATTGATTATCACGTCGCCAGCGGCACCGCGGCGATCGTTTCCGTCGGCACCACAGGCGAATCTGCAACCCTGAGCCATGAAGAACATGGTGATGTGGTGATGCTGACCCTGGAACTGGCCGATGGCCGTATTCCGGTGATTGCCGGAACCGGTGCAAATGCCACCGCTGAAGGCATCTCTCTGACGAAGCGTTTTGAAAATTCCGGCGTAGTGGGTTGCCTGACCGTGACGCCTTATTACAATCGTCCGACGCAGGAAGGGCTGTTCCAGCACTTTAAAGCGATTGCGAATAGCACCAGCCTGCCGCAGATGCTGTATAACGTTCCCTCGCGTACCGGTTGTGACATGCTGCCGGAAACCGTTGCCCGCCTGGCCGAAATTAAAAATATTATCGGAATCAAAGAGGCAACCGGGAACTTATCGCGGGTTAGTCAGATCCAAGAGCTGGTTAATGAAGACTTTATTCTGGTGAGTGGCGATGACGCGACTGCGCTGGACTTTATGCAACTGGGCGGCAAAGGCGTCATTTCGGTGACCGCAAATGTGGCTGCACGTGAGATGGTCGAGCTGTGTCAACTCGCACAGCAGGGCAATTTCGTTGAGGCACGCCGCCTGAATCAGCGTCTGATGCACCTGCACCAGACGCTTTTCTGTGAACCCAATCCTATCCCGGTGAAATGGGCTGCGAAACAGCTAGGATTAATCGCTAACGACACGCTGCGTCTGCCAATGACGCCACTGACTGCAGCCGGCCAGCCGAAAGTGGAGCAGGCGCTGGTGAAAGCGGGTTTGCGATAATTTAGGGAGTTTGAATGAATTACTCAGTAAAGCGGTCAACAGTAGCCACAGTA
Encoded here:
- a CDS encoding LacI family DNA-binding transcriptional regulator, which produces MTDLISVARLAGVSRATAARAFSDPHLLKPGTLQKVLAASEQMGFRPNHIARQLRTQHSTTLGVLLPSLLNPVFALQLQAMEQQARQAGYALLVATSDYQPEREAAIVEHMLHQRVAGLVLTVADADRSALLLTLAAAKMPFVLTHNVPQQHDWPALCVDNRKAMTEATAHLISLGHRHIVMAAGPMQQSDRARLRYLGYCEAMQQAGLTPRAMIEMPSHIQSDFRRLLPLMNVPSPLTAVICSNDLLAISLLGAAARAGVSVPNQLSVIGFDGIELGEQLSPSLASVVQPIALMGTRAIDLLLNPAGKIPLLAHHLRLGESIAPAFHGSSSGKHHVTHR
- a CDS encoding ABC transporter substrate-binding protein — translated: MSLTVNIKQIVSAALLAGCSLTSSWAQAAENAICYNCPPEWADWATQLQAIEKATGIHVPQDNKNSGQALAQLVAEKNNPVADVVYYGVSFGIQAVSADVVSAYKPANWDQIPAGMKDPNGRWVALHSGTVGFMVNVDALGGVPVPRSWDDLLKPEYKGMVGYLDPASAFVGYVAAVAVNQAKGGSLHDFTPAINWFKALQRNQPIVPKQTAYARLISGEIPILIDYDFNAYRARYKDHANVGFVIPSEGTVTVPYVISLVKNAPHPANGKKVIDFVLSDAGQAIWANAWLRPVRAGAMSAEAKKYFLPDSDYARAHTVDYQQMADAQKGFSARYLSEIR
- a CDS encoding ABC transporter permease, with the translated sequence MSLSEINPFAAGDSVRHRLRPLGANWPWMLLPALLFFTAFWLLPFARLLQIGMTEDRTTHHSGYWTVISQPQYLQSLLNTVLLSAAVTLVTLLIAAVVGCFLARQRFTGRGMLLALLTFPLAFPGVVVGFLMVMLAGRQGVLAQLSLSLFHERWVFAYSLSGLFIGYLYFSLPRAIVTLVAASEKLDRSLEEAARSLGASQWRIIVDVIMPGLKPALLSCGALCFATSMGAFGTAFTLGTELAVLPLTIYGEFTNYANFATAAALSVVMGAVAWLALMLANGLARRRERSS
- a CDS encoding ABC transporter permease, whose amino-acid sequence is MKRRALFWLQVAITSLTALFMIVPIVLSMLAGVTQNYFAGLRSGLTLKWVELVWQMYADTFWLSLLIALSCLAVTVIVGVPAAWGLLKSPSRWASRIEECLMLPVALPGLATALGIILLYGQFSALRDSWLFILIGHVLFTLPFMIRPVLSVMQAIDLPRLEEAAASLGAGFWRRFFTVVVPNCRNGILAGAFMVITLSVGEFNITWMLHTPLTKTLPVGLADSYTSMRLEVGSAYTLIFIMMILPLLLLLNACNHWLERQSARQQREETL
- a CDS encoding ABC transporter ATP-binding protein; amino-acid sequence: MKEAINVTLRHCSRRFNQQVALHPLDLRVHAGETLVLLGPSGCGKTTLLRIISGLESSDPPGEIWFDKRNVTALPIEKRNVGMVFQNYALFPTLNVAQNVAYGLKVQGVPRAEREARVAEMLALVDLTPLAHRAIDKLSGGQKQRVALARALAARPKVLLFDEPLAALDARLRDRLRLEIGALLKRLAITAVYVTHDQQEAMALGDRIAVMEQGRLVQLDTPQGIYQRPASRFVADFVGAINCIAHDPTGQPLRFCRPEDVLLADDTRYPQRGVVVGSTFLGASQRLLIDIGLDSPIQVERHAREIWQAGQRISWSLTSQAALEFSC
- a CDS encoding phosphodiesterase, producing the protein MSVQPTVIAHISDLHIKANGRLSYKQVDTHAALLQVIDTLNALQPRPDVVVMTGDLVDFGRPEEYQTLREALQRLRLPFYLMAGNHDDREALRAAFPDHTYLQAGPTLNWQLCVGGVRLLALDSSVPQQPWGELDEHQLQWLDQALSAAAEQPTLVMLHHPPFACGIAHMDRQRLRHPEALEAIIARHPQVERVLCGHLHRSLQTRFAGTLACVAPGVSHQVALDLHPRGPAHFILEPPGFLLHCWQPGQGLVTHQCAIGRFSGPWPFYDSQGLID
- a CDS encoding sensor domain-containing diguanylate cyclase translates to MLKLFRPKADLRNLIALLVIVSIVITLANTLYATWRVQRQVLIDTTLEANRAYAAKLASTSEIFFQLAQSQLHYSANQLSRDFNNEALLESEVSRLREQTSSFNSVAIVDAQGVIKAISPESLPLKGMHLTSDASREALTLRQPGISKPTLSAANNLLVFVSWPVWSADGDYLGYIGGTIYLKKKSILNALLGEQFYRDGTTVYVLDSNNEVLYHPNRQLVGKTLPAIVSPRDEQTNGSLMLAGPGESAQLAGFAIVPTTGWTVVALKPINVTLDPLSGLLIKVLTNSVPFALLTLLVAVVLARLIARPLFQLARKASRMDAQGVSKEIGGITAWYFEAAQVKRALLTGISLVQDKIGRLSSEAQTDPLTQLLNRRGLNAVLEYYRTLRQPFSVLALDIDHFKNVNDSWGHDVGDRVIQQVASTLRASARQSDVVCRNGGEEFLMLLPGTALDEAQIIAERVRLGIAEAWLTDVGRITLSIGVAAWNGTQDTGLETSLKQADAALYAAKNAGRNCVIVAAA
- the bcp gene encoding thioredoxin-dependent thiol peroxidase, whose product is MNPLKAGDTAPAFSLPDQDGEHVNLTDFQGQRVLVYFYPKAMTPGCTVQACGLRDNMDELKKAGVEVLGISTDKPEKLSKFVEKELLNFTLLSDENHEVCQAFGVWGEKTFMGKTYDGIHRISFLIDAEGRIEKVFDNFKTSNHHDMVLDYVKSA
- a CDS encoding glycine cleavage system transcriptional repressor, which encodes MPQSQPHHLVITALGVDRPGIVNTITRHVSSCGCNIEDSRLAMLGDEFTFIMLLSGSWNAITLIESTLPLKGAELELLIVMKRTNAGVRPPMPDTAFIQVEVADSPHIIERFTDLIDKHQMNVAELVSRITPAQHNLPPTLYIQMTAHSPTRTSGTTFEQAFNTLCQELNAQGTLRLYSVSDADSSESVSAVR
- the dapA gene encoding 4-hydroxy-tetrahydrodipicolinate synthase, yielding MFTGSIVALVTPMDDSGNVCRLSLKKLIDYHVASGTAAIVSVGTTGESATLSHEEHGDVVMLTLELADGRIPVIAGTGANATAEGISLTKRFENSGVVGCLTVTPYYNRPTQEGLFQHFKAIANSTSLPQMLYNVPSRTGCDMLPETVARLAEIKNIIGIKEATGNLSRVSQIQELVNEDFILVSGDDATALDFMQLGGKGVISVTANVAAREMVELCQLAQQGNFVEARRLNQRLMHLHQTLFCEPNPIPVKWAAKQLGLIANDTLRLPMTPLTAAGQPKVEQALVKAGLR